GTTATGTTCTTAACGGTAAGTTTATTATGAGAACCTATTTGAAATGGGGGTTGCCTTTGTTGGTACTGTCTGTGTTATCGTATCTGATTTGGGGATTTACCAACAAACTGAATCAGAAGCAGAAAACGGCAAAGCAGATTCAGACACTACCTACGTTTACGGCCTATGGATTGGATAGTTCAGTCATTAACACAGTCGAATTAAGGAACCGTTCAACGGTGTTTATCTACTTCGATCCTGATTGCGAGCATTGCCAGCGTGAGGCTGATGAACTCCATAAACGAG
This window of the Spirosoma aerolatum genome carries:
- a CDS encoding peroxiredoxin family protein, translated to MRTYLKWGLPLLVLSVLSYLIWGFTNKLNQKQKTAKQIQTLPTFTAYGLDSSVINTVELRNRSTVFIYFDPDCEHCQREADELHKRATLLNNAQIILLSSASLPALRTFAQIHQLTKLSNVQVAHIDRKAAYETFGFTSIPDILIYHTDGSLAKHFRGETSIEAIARHL